In Nematostella vectensis chromosome 2, jaNemVect1.1, whole genome shotgun sequence, one genomic interval encodes:
- the LOC5516128 gene encoding uncharacterized protein LOC5516128, with translation MNLRMLLRFLNDQHLVERLANTSVIRRFAQLTHYSYLRATSWGNKSLEKLSEASKTQEEGRASTTGRLVSFSKRFMENIQREIEGKASGGRGPYN, from the exons ATGAACCTCCGTATGCTACTAAG ATTTTTGAATGATCAGCATTTAGTGGAAAGG ctGGCAAACACCTCTGTGATCCGGCGTTTTGCACAGCTAACACACTACTCTTATTTAAGAGCAACATCCTGGG gAAATAAGTCTCTTGAAAAGCTCTCAGAAGCTAGCAAGACACAAGAAGAGGGCAGGGCCAGTACCACAGGGAGGCTTGTGTCTTTTTCAAAGAGATTTATGGAGAACATTCAGAGAGAAATTGAAGGAAAAGCCAGTGGTGGAAGGGGACCTTATAACTAG